The genomic window tggtaaatatatgaaaaagaaaatctcgaccactccttgatgtctgcgatttctgcatcgcaacccttgttatattaccatgtttcacccataaaatagtaGATTAGTAGATACATagtagattcatggcgcattaagcctccgaacaatttttaatttgtccgttttaccctggaaacctccgtttacgggacgtcgcgcaaccgcttttgtttcaacccagccataaaacgaaaggtaattaattatacttattattcaaaatgtctgtcatttttagcttagaatcattaattgatgtctaataaaacttttaaacaaattacgtcacaatgaaaaaaatgctgtCTGCAAAAaactcacggatatctacctcataaatatcacttaattgtattttttttgttactgtcacattttctccgatatgttagatgataaataatcgatccaaacaaagaaaaaaaataaaaataaaaaaaaaaacatttaaaagggtaaatatatgaaaaagaaaatctcgaccacgccttgatgtctgcgatttctgcatcgcgacccttgttatattaccatgtttcacccataaaatcccccaaaaatccagctgtggccattcacagttgtgtcttgactagtgttgtcagtaacgcgttactgtaatctgattactttttttagtaacgagtaatcttacgcgttcatttttctacaccaataatctgattaaagttagtttccttagtgtctctgcgttactatttttttcattgcctcataacatatgtagaatgaagaatagtgtagtcatgtacgaagagcattttgaatagaaaatgctaaaataaaaggttcccggtacgtgtttccatgacaacctcttagctatttcctgttttggtctcgcgtaacgtgttgtgggactgaggcgggtggacattcgcgccgaGCCTTGaaacgttgcgagggaatgttgatctgtggatatccatgaatgaaggtatttttccttcattctggagggtatcagcaaaaggttggaccccctacatgcgcggccgtttcgtagctttgtcgTAGCAACGACGTGCAGTCAtctctccaagttggcaagctttgtttacatcatatgcgtgttgcacatttatacgtgaggtgatgtgttcgtttagcatctgtgggatgtgttgtaagtccgattgagtgtgaagtgcttagttgccgccacgttttgtggccaaattgactgcgtgtgtgttgagaggagtacttccgggttgttaatgCGCACGGCTGCACgtgcatccgcgcccgccaccaactttgtgtttattgcactgtacaatccacttgtgtgttgttaaTTATTGtaccgtcagtttgcattgttttacattggcactgatatgctgttaaccacaacccgaaattcagaagttttgacattaggcttaatcttagagttagcggggtttaattggtcggtggagttgatttcaacaaattccaagcagtttgtcagatatttgttagtttcggggctccggagtggctaagctcgcGCGAAATTcaatcaattacatgtgatgacatttttctgttgttattcttatgttgaggcggcgaagggagaaaaatgggtaaaaagtaactgattacttttaaagtaacttagttactttgataatgaagtaatcaggaaAGTAActcgattacttttttgaggtgtaatcagtaattagtaattaaattactttttcaagtaatctgtgacaacactggtcttgacactcagtgatacatgctacatggagtttttggatcgaaacaaggtaagtacgcgataatatgtcgttaaagtcatggcgtctgtaattctgttctcacgtgctctcacctcaagattgggtttcgctgtttaatttttatttatttatttttttgaataccctcctgttcaaaaattttcttccccctgaaaattgagattttaagctttccaatgatgtatcacacatgcatatcggacaattttgaaagttggccaagttgggggtctcagagtggaacttcaagtcacctgagtgttttccgccatatgcagttaaaaaaaaaaaaaaaaaaaaaagattggcatgttttttttttttttacctgtttctTTTGTCACATTGACACTTTCTTTTTTGAAGACAGAAGCAATTTGCTTTTTGGCGACTCTCAGCATCCTGAGAGGTCTCTTGGGTAAAACAGCTGAAAAGGAGAAGCAGCCATTAAAAGCTGAGAAGGAATATTCATTAAACTTCATTTTAGTTATGCTCTTTTTTATGTTATTATTCTAAAATTGTAATGTTCATGTTTAGGGAAGAGGTGAACATTTGTGAGCAGCAGTATGGTTTGAAGGTGAAGGGGTGCCTTATAGCGTGGAATGTACGGTACttatttaattcattggctgcaacTGACCGCACGAGACGcccaatacattttgactgggaaaagCTGGCAGCAAGTCCTCAcagtaaatgaattggacgtctgtcgttgTCAGCACGCAAATAccataaaattattttcatattaTATATGGGGgggcaattagaaaaaaaggcaggaaataaaatataagaataattaaaaaaaaaaaaaacaattaattgagaaaaaaaatcttggaaaaaaaaaaaatctacacatagtgatccctcgttttttgcggttaatgcggACCAGAACCCGCTACGATGATTGAAAAACCGCCAAGtgaatttttgtgtgtgtttgtgttcaatgtatatattcagatttaacattggAAAGAGTTACaaattaaacatgttttttcatttttccccccccaaagtataattaaaaaaaaaagttttaaacatcccaccgaattatttttaaacaagaataaagtagaataatgcttgtctttattaaatgcttcattgagtgactcCGCTCAAAttggctcaagctgctcacttacacacaatgagttgccgcaGCAACAGttgaacaagctaaacgatgattgacgcatgcggcgctttgaaattTCGACTTGGACTGaaggcgcgaagtagcgagggatcactgtgtatatatgtgtatatatactgtatatacactcaccggccactttattaggtacaccatgctagtaacgggttggaccccctttggccttcagaactgcctcaattcttcgtggcatagattcaaaaaggtactggaagcattcctcagagagtttggtccatattgacatgatggcatcacacagttggtgcagatttgtcggctgcacatccatgatgcgaatctccctttccaccacatcccaaaagatgctctattggattgagatctggtgactgtggaggccatttgagtacagtgaactcattgtcatgttcaagaaaccagtctgagacaattccagctttatgacatggcgcattattctgctgaaagtagccatcagaagttgggtacattgtgttcataaagggatggacatgctcagcaacaatactcaggtaggctgtggcgttccaacgatgctcaattgataccaaggggcccaaagagtgccaagaaaagattccccacaccattacaccaccaccaccaccagcctgaaccgttgatacaaggcaggatggatccatactttcatgttgttgacgccaaattttgACCCTACTAtcagaatgtcgcagcagaaatcgagactcatcaaaccaggcaacgtttttccaatcttctattgtccaatttctttgagcttgtgcaaattggagcctcagtttcctgttcttatctgaaaggagtggcacccggcgtggtcttctgctgcagttgctcatctgcctcaaagttcgatgtactgtgcgttcagagatgttcttctgcctaccttggttgtaaccggtggttatttgagtcactgttgcctttctatcagctcgaaccagtctggccattctcctctgacctctggcatcaacaaagcatttccgcccacagaactgccgctcactggatattttttctttttctgaccattctctgtaaaccctagagatggttgtgcgtgaaaatcccagtagatcagcagtttctgaaatactcagaccagcccttctggcaccaacaaccatgtcacgttcaaagtcactcaaatcacctttcttcccggtGAttcaaagtggccggtgagtgtatacgtatatatagtggcatgaaaaagtatctgaaccttttggtatTTCTTACAATTCTGAATAAAAtgactatcaaatgtgatctgatctttcaaaattacacaaatgagtaagtaagtgaaccatcacatttaatttgTTGTATGccccccccttggcagcaataacttcaaccagaccttTCCTGTACCTacggatcagtctggcacatcgatcaggactaatcttggcccattaaaactgctgtagttctgtcagattcctgggatgtctggcatgaatcactgtctttagttcATGCCACAgagtctcaatggggttcaagtctggactttgactaagCCActccatgtattttgttcttctaaaaccattctgaagttgatttacttctgtgttttggatcattgtcttgttgcagcatccatcctctttttcgcatcaactatctgacagacggcctcaggttttcctgcaaaacatcctgataaacctttgaattcgttcttccattaatgattgcaagttgtccaggccctggggcagcgaaacagccccaaatcatgatgctgcctccaccatgcttcacagcggggataaggtgttgatgttggtgagctgttccatttttcctccacacaagacgctgtgtgttactcccaaacaatttaactttggtttcatcagttcacaaaatattttgccaaaacttctgtggagtgtccaagtgcctttttgccaacattaaaaagcaacaatgtttttttttggacagcagtggcttcctcctcggagtcctcccatgaacaccattcttggccatagttttacatatagttgatgtgtgcacagagatattggactgtgccaatgatttctgtaagtctttcgcagacactctagggttctttttttacctttctgagtattctgcgctgaactcttggcgtcatctttggtggactgccaccccttgggagagaagcaacagtgtcaaacactctccatttgtagacaacttctgcgactgtcgattgatgaacatccagacttagagatggttttgtatccttttccagctttatgtaaatcaataatccttgattgaaggtcttcagacagctcttttgacccggccatgatgcacatcaaacaatgcttctcatcaacacatttcttaccaggtgtgtgttttatcgtgggcagggcagctttaaaacactcattagtgtttgggcacacacctgacttgaattgtttggtaaaaattggtttcaattgcttttccccccttctgttattgtttcatgctatcctcattaaaatatgaaaacctataaatggttgGGTGGTtgtagtatatacagtatatcttgaCCTCAGAtagcttaactctttggctgacaATGACGACATTAATTCTTGCAATGCTAATAGCCCACTTACCTGTTTGAGTCTTCCTGACTTCTTTGTCCACTTTAGAAGTTTCTATTGTATCTTTGAGGGTCACTGTTCTGTCTTTCAAGAGCGCCCTGGACAAAGTCTGTGGTTCTTTTTTGGATTGCATTAGAAGATCTTTTGAGGGTTCCTTTGGTTTTTGCAGTGGAGGCTTCTTGACTTCTCTAGAAACAACATCTTTTGGTTCTTCTTTTTCCGTCTTGAGAGTTTTGGTTACTTTCTTCTCCCGCACCAAGAGCGGAAGTTCCTCCAAAGTTTTCCTTGCTTCTGTttcgtgtttttcttttttggaaggtttcctctCTTCACCTTCTAGTTTGAGGTGTGCTTTTGTGTCTTCACTGGCTTTTTTGGGTGGAatcttctcctctttcacttcaGAGGTTTTTTTCTCCTCCGGGGCTTCTTGGGGTGTTTTCTTTGGTTCCTTCTCCGCTCTGGTCTGTCTTTTGATGGATCTTTTGACTTCCATCTTCTCTCTCAAAGATTCCCTGGTGTCTTCTTTAGGTGGTGTCTCTTCTTTTTTGGGTGGTTGCTTCTCATCTTTCACCGCAGTGGGTTTACTCTCCTTCAGGACTTCTTGGAAAGCTTTCTTTTCCTTTCTTGGTTTCAGAAGCATTTTCTCTTTAAGTGGCATGTTTTCCTCTTTCATGGGAGATTGTTTCTTCTCTTTACCCTCAGAGGCTTTACTCTCTTTATGGACTTCTTGCAGTGGTTTCTTCTGATCTTTCTCCAGTTCGATTGGTTTCAGGAGCTTTTCCTGTTTTATGATCAGCTTCTCCACTTTCTTTACTTCATGTGGTTTTATTTCCTTTTTCTCCAACGTGATAGCTTTTGTATCTTCTACCCCTTGCTTTTGGAGTTGTTCTCTAGGGGACTTCCTTGGTTCCTTTTCCTCTTTTGGAGGTTTCTTGGCTTCTTGTGATTCTTCTGTTCGTGGCTTTTTGAGAGCTTCCAGATGTTCTTTGGAAGTTCTCCTGCGCATGACCAATTTTTCATGAGGTTTCTTATCCTCTGGCTCATCTTTGGTTGCATTCTTAGCTACTGTCACATCCTTTTGGACTTTGAACAATCTTTTAGAAGGCTCTCTCCTGACTTTGACACTCTCCCTGGGTGATTTCCTGACTTCTGACTCATCTTTATGTGGTTTCTCAGGTTCTCTTAGTTCTACAGAAGAAACATTTGCCCTGGAATCTACTTTGACAGGTGTCTGTATTTCTTTCAGCTTCGTCGGAGGTTTCTTTACTTCTTTGGGCTGTTTCTTGACGTCTTTCTCCTCTTTGACAGCTTTGTCGATTTCTTTTAGTGGATGCTCCTTGTCTTCTTTCGGTGGTTCCTTTTGTGCTTCTTTTACTAATGCACTGATGATTCTTGGTTTTCTGTGGGGTTTCTTGCTGGGTCGTTTTTCAGACTCTTGTTTAAGTGACTCCACGGCCTTTTGATCTTTAAGAAGTTTGCTGACCTCAACCTTGTCTACTTTGACCTTCTCTTCCATCTCATCCTTAGTAGACTGTTTGaccttcttttctttcttaGGTTTTCCGACTTCATTGCCTTTACTAGATTGTTCTTTGAGTTCTTTCGGCGGTTTCTTCGCTTCCTTTGAAGGTTCTTTAATGTCTTTCTCCTCTATTAGAGGTTTCTTAGCGTCCTTGAGAAGTTCTTTGCTTTCTTTTGTAGGTTCCTTAACTTCTGTCTCTTTTTTTGAAGGTACTATGGCTTCTTTTTTAGGTTTAATAGGTTCTCTAGAATGTTGTTTGACTTTTTTCTTGTCTTCCAGAGGTTCCTTGGCTTCCTCAGAAGGTTCTTCGGCCTCTCTATCAATTTTCTTGACCACTTTTTCCTTTCTAGATGGTTCTTTGACTACGCTAGGAGATTTCCTGGCTTCTTTTGAAGGCTCATCAACTTCTTTTGGCGCTTCTTCAGAATGTTCTTTGAGCTCCTTGTCTTCTTTCTTGACTTCCTTTAAAGTTTCTCTGACTTCTTTCAGTTCTTTCAGAGTTTTCCTGACCACTTTTTCTTTTCTAGATGGTTCTTTGCCTACTCTAAGAGGTTTCTTGGCTTCTCTTGAAGGTTCATCGGCTTCTCTTGGAGCCTTTCCAAAATGCTCTTTTACCTCTTTGTCTTCTTTCTTGACTTCCTTTGAAGTGTCTTTGACTTCTTTCAGTTCTTTCAGAGTTTTCCTGACCACTCTTTCCTTTCTAGATGGTTCTTTATCTACTCTAAGAGGTTTCTTGGCTTCTCTTGAAGGTTCATCGACTTCTTTTGGAGCCTCTCCAAAATGCTCTTTTACCTCTTTGTCTTCTTTCTCAACTTCCTTTGAAGTGTCTTTGACTTCTTTCAGTTCTTTCAGAGTTTTCCTGACCACTTTTTCTTTTCTAGATGGTTCTTTGTCTACTCTAAGAGGTGTCTTGGCTTCTCTTGAAGGTTCATCGACTTCTTTTGGAGCCTCTCCAAAATGCTCTTTTACCTCTTTGTCTTCTTTCTTGACTTCCTTTGAAGTGTCTTTGACTTCTTTCAGTTCTTTCAGAGTTTTCCTGACAACTTTTTCTTTTCTAGATGGTTCTTTGACTACTCTGAGAGGTTTCTTGGCTTCTCTTGAAGGTTCTTCGACTTCTTTTGGAGCTTCTCCAAAATGCTCTTTTACTTCTTTGTCTTCTTTCTCGACTTCCTTTGAAGTGTCTTTGACTTCTTTCAGTTCTTTCAGAGttttcctgacaggtttttcttTTCTAGATGGTTCTTTGACTACTCTAAGAGGTTTCTTGGCTTCTCTTGAAGGTTCATCGACTTCTTTTGGAGCTTCTCCAAAATGCTCTTTTACCTCTTTGTCTTCTTTCTCGACTTCCTTGGAAGTGTCTTTGACTTCTTTCGGTTTTTCCAGTGTTTTCCTGACCACTTTTTCCTTTCTATGTGGTCCTTTGACTACTCTATGAGATTTTTTGGCTTTACTTGAAGGTTTATGTGCTTTAAGAGCTTCTTCAGAATGTTCTttgacctctttgtcctctttcTTGACCTCCTTGGAAGGTTTTCTGACTTCTTTCTGTTCTTTTAGATGTTTCTTGACCTCCTTCTCTTTAATAGATGGTTCTTTGGCTTCTTTTAGAGATGTCTTGGCTTCTTTTGAAGCCTCACCAACTCCTTCTGGGGTTTTCCTGACCTGTTCAGAAGGTTCTTTgactgttttttcttcttcctcagCTTTCTTAATTTTATCCTCTTTCTTAGAAGGTTTTTTGACCACCCTCTCTTCTTTGGGGGGTTTTATGACTTCTTTATCTTCTGCCTTTATTGACTCCTTGATCTCTTTCTCCTCCATCTGAGGTTTCTTGTCTTCTTTTGAAGTTTCCTTGACAACCTCCTCAGCTTTTTGCGGTCTAATTACTTCAATTTCCATCCCATATGGTTCCTTGACTTCTTTCTGAGGTTTTGCGACCTCCTCAGAAGGCTTTCTGACTTGTTTTGGAAGTTTCTTTGCTTTCTGAGAAGGTTCTTtgacttctttttcttctttttgagGTTTCTTGACTTCTTTCTCTTTTCTAGAAGGTCCAATGACTTCCTTAAGAGTTTTGGGGATTAGCCTCTTCACTTCCTTTAGAGTTTTGGGGATCGGCTTTTTTTGTAGTgtctcattttttattccttcTTCTTCTCTAAGAGGTTCCTTCCCCTTAATCTCCTCTTTGGCAGGTTTCTTCATCTTCACATCATCTTCCGCTGCTTTTTTCGCCATTTTAACTTTGTAAGTCTTTACCACGGAAGGCTTTTTTGCATCCATTTTGTCCTTGGCGGCTTTTACTTCAACTTGCGGCTCCTTCACTGGTTTTCTTTCCAGAAGTTCTTCTAAAAGCAAGGGATAGTTAATCATGATTATGTATGAGTAATTGAATAATGTTTTTATGGGCATTCTTGACCACTTCCAAATACACACAGtactatttaattaaaattgtCTGCACCTAGTAAGACAAGGTATTAACAGAAACAACAGTAAAAGGAATCATTATAAAGAAATTATGTTCTAATTTTAAATGGTATTTAGATGAAGTGTCATTACCTTTTTTCGTCCTTTTTGTAAGGTGTGTAGCGATAGCTTTACGCGTCTCTGCTGGTTTCTCCTCACTGGTTTTGTTTGTATGAGTGTCCTCTCTTTCGACATCTGTTTTCTCTAAATGTGTTGTTTCTTTTAAAAGGTCTGCATATAGCCGTAAAATTTTATTAGTATGACTTAAAAACACTGATTGGTTTAGAACCCATCATTACACCTACAGTATTACCTTTAGGTAGAACTTCAACCTCTTCAGGTGAATGCTCTATTTCCGTTGCTTCTTTGACAACTAAAATATAGAAAAAAGTATACCATTGAAACATATTTCTTGCAATCACTTCCGTTGGTAACATGACAGCAAGAACAAGTTTGATTTATGCTTTCAGTGCTATTAAAGTGGTCCAATCAAGAGGTTCTTTTCATTCTTCcgatgtgaatttaaatgagtttttcCACTGGTTGACATCTGAAGTCAGTGTGCATGTCGCGTAATGAAATCATGTCCATAAATTGAGTTGTTTTTCACAAAAAACCGCTGACAGTTCgttttgcctcagataatcatggacttttaactgccaacaataatcatggacttttaactgccaacGCAGCAAGACCAGATACACCTCCTTATCTCTACACCATATAAGCAACGCCGAGCCATCTGTCTAGTGTGCATTTACATCTACACGGATTGTTCTGTAACAAAATAaacccagaaatttctgaaattaaaactgcgcaGTATTGATCTCTTGCCACCAGtcattatttacagtggggtaaatatgtatttagtcatccactaattgtgcaagttctcccacttgaacatattagagaggcctgtaattgtcaacatggttaaacctcaaccatgagagacataatgtggaagaaaaacccagaaaatcacattgttagatttttaaagaatttatttgcaaatcatggtggaaaataagtatttggtcaataccaaaagttcatctcaatactttgttatgtaccctttgttggcaataacggaggccaagcgttttctgtaactcttcacaagcttttcacacactgttgctggtattttggcccattcctccatgcagatctcccctagagcagtgatgttttggggctgtcgttgggcaacacggactttcaactccctccgcagattttctatggggttgagacctggagactggctaggccacaccaggaccttgaaatgcttcttacgaagccactcctttgttgccctggctacgtgtttgggatcattttcatgctgacagacccagccacgtctcatcttcaatgcctttgctgatggtaggagattttcactcaaaatctctcgatacatggccccattcattctttcctttacacagatcagttgtcctggtccctttgcagaaaaacagcaccaaagcatgatatttccatccccatgcttcacagtgggtatggtgttcttcggatgcaattcagtattctttctcctccaaacacgagaacctgtgtttctaccaaaaagttctattttggtttcatctgaccataacatattctcccagtcctcttctggatcatccaaatgctctctagcgaaccgcagacgggcctggacgtgtactttcttcagcagggggacacgtctggcagtgcaggatttgagtccctggcggcgcattgtgttactgatagtagcctttgttactgtggtcccagctctctgtcggtcattcactaggtccccccgtgtggttctgggatttttgctccccgttcttgttatcattttgacaccacggggtgaggagagagttgaaagtccgtgttggccaacgacagccccaaaacatcaccgctatagaggagatctgcatggaggaatgggccaaaataccagcagcagtgtgtgaaaagcatgtgaagagttacagaaaacgtttggcctcccttattgccaacaaagggtacataaaaaagtattgagatgaacttttggtatcgaccaaatacttattttccaccatgatttgcaaataaattaaaaatcaaacaatgtgattttcagttttttttccccacattctgtctctcatggttgggatttacccatgttgacaattacaggcctctcgaatattttcaagtgggagaacttgcacaattagtggttgactaaatacttatttgccccactgtatttattctagccgtctcacctgaattgaaaacgaaTGACTGCCTCCAACACATCCATTCCATTGGGCTGGCAGCGATTGaacattcatttgctgccagcgcTCCCAGTTcatttgaattggatgtctatcgctgtcagtggcagccaatgagttcataaaAATATGCGAACGTTTACAGTGGATACAGTAATTTACAGTACATAGTTGAATGACATTCACTCGTATTTTGAGATATCATTGCTGTTATGCTTATCTTGCTTTTCTTGTTTGTCTATCTTCTATACTGAGTGTATAACCACTTGTCTCTGCAACCCACCGAAAAAAGTCACCTTTCCATACTTACCTTAGTTttttgttcaaatgcaaaaaacttaaatattttctttgtcgtaaaactgcaacaaatggAGATTTGTAAAGGTCAGGGACTTACCATGGTGACCCCCAACGGAACAAGCCAAAAATCACAACAGCAAAACCATAACTAATTAACAGCCAGCACATTGACTGTCAAttatcacattatttgacaatCATCACATGGAGCACACAGAAGCTTTTTCATGattagtcatgaaaaaaatgtggaaagatggaatgaaaaatgactttttttttgtacctgCGTGGAGCTGCGTGGGAGCAGGAACATTCGTTCGGTCTTCTCCCATATCATCTGCCTCGTCAGGATGATGGCCCTCCTGCTCCTTATCATCATCGACAACCACCGCTGTAGTTGCCTCTTCTTCATCAGCAATTGTTGTCTCATCTTCATTATCATCTTCATCTAGTGTTATTGTTTCCTCTTTGTCATCTAATGTTGTTTTCTTCTCTCCATCATCAGCAAATATCATTTTTTCCTCATTGTCATCTAGTGTTGTTGTATCGTCTTTGTCATCTGATGttgttttctcctcttcttcaaCAACTGTTTTTTCCTCCAGCATGTCAGTGCCTTCCTCCTCATCCTCCTCATCGACAGTTGTTGTCTTCTCATTGACTTCCGCCTCATTattaaatctcaatttttccTCATTTTCAATTCCTGTTATTGTCTTTCTTTTGGCCTTGTCCTCATCATCGTGTACAGTTGTTATCTCATTGTCCTCCTCCTCATCTAAAGTCTTCTCCTCATCCTCATCATGATCATATTCTGTTACTGTCTCCACCTCTTCATCATGTAAGGATGTTTTCTCATGATCTTCATCCTCTGCCTCCTCTTCATCATGTACAGAGGTTATTTCCTCATCGTCTGAAGTCCTCTCCTCTTCCTCATCATGATCATATACTGTTGTTGCCCCCTCCTCTTCATCAGGTGAGGATGATTTCTCGTCATCTTCATCCTTTG from Corythoichthys intestinalis isolate RoL2023-P3 chromosome 15, ASM3026506v1, whole genome shotgun sequence includes these protein-coding regions:
- the si:ch211-266g18.10 gene encoding trichohyalin isoform X4; translated protein: MVLNKLRVSVELLIALAALLCWLTVGVVMFDFVEYKAVPDIQHIMSDPVQAAYDAVEEVSHLVNKFQECAPDLSNPASAGTYALDEIGRAKDAFVRYFSDEEGVFYLSYVDPVVTGRKLFHSADECVSGAAASLRDTVCAAVDAVLYSIAHIYKVLSSGTIDLSFMDPVPWCRGLFSCTNNFVCRLMGSIQQLLCGILDSVLDLIRGSIDISFLDPVAFGGNVVSVANDTVNKITGGLQEVMAVTTDGVVDIVNDIQATLYFSPSAALNRTTQIVTEQYRLLVDTIVGYLPDVTLDPAKAVEDAALALTDKKDLFMAYMSAMIVGQQAEPVASPPEDVIHEKDESIPSYSDRQIVRRKGEFLPTYVKAGDSVPEVMMMMMMHAAAKDRHEDEKASEADQVEGVGFGASLDIQEEEKEETERTEDLSVGQKLEEEIKFYDIDQEKSYDDVETDTTTVVETQIVNGEEEDSIYKELNAVVEDYDGGGVEKHSKMPIDEVEKEELTLADDDDENEESSTIDDHKEEDQIATVDDNDEEEETTDEGDEKISDKDEETLTMTDHDEDEERATMLDETIINDDNNVEETKTEGDEQDKDTKMVDIPDMEEEKTHLDEEEEEDTENNSLHDKEEEIPIVDDHDEEEETANEEEDEEITTVNEDEDEEETKEKIKIDKDGEKLLLDVGVTTTDEEAEEGKIRLGDNEEYDKKTTLDVEEEEKETIVVDKKEAKDEDDEKSSSPDEEEGATTVYDHDEEEERTSDDEEITSVHDEEEAEDEDHEKTSLHDEEVETVTEYDHDEDEEKTLDEEEDNEITTVHDDEDKAKRKTITGIENEEKLRFNNEAEVNEKTTTVDEEDEEEGTDMLEEKTVVEEEEKTTSDDKDDTTTLDDNEEKMIFADDGEKKTTLDDKEETITLDEDDNEDETTIADEEEATTAVVVDDDKEQEGHHPDEADDMGEDRTNVPAPTQLHAVVKEATEIEHSPEEVEVLPKDLLKETTHLEKTDVEREDTHTNKTSEEKPAETRKAIATHLTKRTKKEELLERKPVKEPQVEVKAAKDKMDAKKPSVVKTYKVKMAKKAAEDDVKMKKPAKEEIKGKEPLREEEGIKNETLQKKPIPKTLKEVKRLIPKTLKEVIGPSRKEKEVKKPQKEEKEVKEPSQKAKKLPKQVRKPSEEVAKPQKEVKEPYGMEIEVIRPQKAEEVVKETSKEDKKPQMEEKEIKESIKAEDKEVIKPPKEERVVKKPSKKEDKIKKAEEEEKTVKEPSEQVRKTPEGVGEASKEAKTSLKEAKEPSIKEKEVKKHLKEQKEVRKPSKEVKKEDKEVKEHSEEALKAHKPSSKAKKSHRVVKGPHRKEKVVRKTLEKPKEVKDTSKEVEKEDKEVKEHFGEAPKEVDEPSREAKKPLRVVKEPSRKEKPVRKTLKELKEVKDTSKEVEKEDKEVKEHFGEAPKEVEEPSREAKKPLRVVKEPSRKEKVVRKTLKELKEVKDTSKEVKKEDKEVKEHFGEAPKEVDEPSREAKTPLRVDKEPSRKEKVVRKTLKELKEVKDTSKEVEKEDKEVKEHFGEAPKEVDEPSREAKKPLRVDKEPSRKERVVRKTLKELKEVKDTSKEVKKEDKEVKEHFGKAPREADEPSREAKKPLRVGKEPSRKEKVVRKTLKELKEVRETLKEVKKEDKELKEHSEEAPKEVDEPSKEARKSPSVVKEPSRKEKVVKKIDREAEEPSEEAKEPLEDKKKVKQHSREPIKPKKEAIVPSKKETEVKEPTKESKELLKDAKKPLIEEKDIKEPSKEAKKPPKELKEQSSKGNEVGKPKKEKKVKQSTKDEMEEKVKVDKVEVSKLLKDQKAVESLKQESEKRPSKKPHRKPRIISALVKEAQKEPPKEDKEHPLKEIDKAVKEEKDVKKQPKEVKKPPTKLKEIQTPVKVDSRANVSSVELREPEKPHKDESEVRKSPRESVKVRREPSKRLFKVQKDVTVAKNATKDEPEDKKPHEKLVMRRRTSKEHLEALKKPRTEESQEAKKPPKEEKEPRKSPREQLQKQGVEDTKAITLEKKEIKPHEVKKVEKLIIKQEKLLKPIELEKDQKKPLQEVHKESKASEGKEKKQSPMKEENMPLKEKMLLKPRKEKKAFQEVLKESKPTAVKDEKQPPKKEETPPKEDTRESLREKMEVKRSIKRQTRAEKEPKKTPQEAPEEKKTSEVKEEKIPPKKASEDTKAHLKLEGEERKPSKKEKHETEARKTLEELPLLVREKKVTKTLKTEKEEPKDVVSREVKKPPLQKPKEPSKDLLMQSKKEPQTLSRALLKDRTVTLKDTIETSKVDKEVRKTQTAVLPKRPLRMLRVAKKQIASVFKKESVNVTKETVPKVTAKPEPAKKVLPEQEGPAKNVSLLKERVKIVPMKKVITRPAKTVRESPAKTLAPPRTKKSADVEEAALAPKNVSTTRDKTKVLPLKKDDKPETKREKAPSLLKTKKEKEASKENLKPTPVTKEKVVEKKTTKDEPPKEDRVLKESQDKNKSAKEEQSKATPDDFVPEEDLPYFQCFFVDEDEAQFPFYAFSPLQV